A stretch of the Streptomyces sp. NBC_01428 genome encodes the following:
- a CDS encoding YybH family protein translates to MDTTKTKDDEAILRDVLDRWKAGVDAHEPQQVAAQFTEDAIFQGLHPYSTGRRGVAAYYDAQPLGMEAAYQVLETRRLSQDLVLGYLAVDFSFTDRPTIGVNLSVLVRRTAEDWQIAHYHVSRLP, encoded by the coding sequence ATGGACACCACGAAGACCAAGGACGACGAAGCGATCCTGCGTGACGTCCTGGACCGGTGGAAGGCCGGTGTCGACGCCCACGAGCCCCAGCAGGTCGCCGCCCAGTTCACCGAGGACGCCATCTTCCAGGGGCTCCACCCCTACAGCACGGGGAGACGAGGGGTCGCCGCCTACTACGACGCGCAGCCCCTCGGCATGGAGGCCGCGTACCAGGTGCTCGAGACCAGGCGGCTCTCCCAGGACCTCGTACTGGGCTACCTGGCCGTCGACTTCTCCTTCACCGACCGCCCCACCATCGGCGTCAACCTCAGCGTCCTCGTACGCCGGACGGCCGAGGACTGGCAGATCGCCCACTACCACGTGTCCCGCCTTCCGTAG
- a CDS encoding serine hydrolase domain-containing protein, protein MTSTRRKRLALALGIAALLTAEAGTAAAQPQRPTLERQLREDTRAIHALGVSGVQARTIDPDGRQTVATSGTADLDTGRPVPPDGYFRMASTSKTLIATVVLQLEAEGRLSLDDTVDHWLPGVVDGNGNDGRRITVRQLLQHTSGLHDDVPGYTTPQEYYEQRHYVYSSEQLIARAMDHAPDFPPGEGWQYSNTGYILLAAIIHRATGHPAHQEIEHRILRPLALGRTRWGGTASTLPRPHANAYQLFGPGARADVTDQIPVDHENLSFVTTTGDENRFLRALLGGRLLPRRQLAEMKRTVPVNAEVQQLWPGGRYGLGLVERPLSCGGTYWSHEGGDGGYITLNGVTPSGTRSVVVSMSEARGDSPDHILEQERAASDLVDHALCAGNVNAR, encoded by the coding sequence ATGACCTCGACTCGGCGTAAACGCCTGGCCCTGGCGCTCGGCATCGCGGCGTTGCTCACCGCCGAGGCGGGCACCGCCGCCGCGCAGCCTCAAAGACCCACCCTCGAACGGCAGTTGCGCGAGGACACTCGGGCGATCCATGCGCTCGGCGTCAGCGGTGTCCAGGCCCGAACGATCGACCCCGACGGCCGGCAGACGGTCGCGACCAGCGGAACCGCCGACCTGGACACCGGTCGTCCGGTCCCTCCGGATGGCTACTTCCGTATGGCCAGCACGTCCAAGACACTGATCGCCACCGTCGTCCTCCAACTGGAGGCCGAGGGCAGGCTGTCCCTGGACGACACCGTGGACCACTGGCTCCCGGGAGTGGTCGACGGCAACGGCAACGACGGCCGCCGGATCACCGTCCGACAGCTCCTCCAGCACACGAGCGGCCTGCACGACGACGTGCCCGGCTACACCACGCCGCAGGAGTACTACGAGCAGCGCCACTACGTCTACAGCTCGGAGCAGTTGATCGCCCGCGCCATGGATCACGCCCCGGACTTCCCGCCGGGCGAGGGCTGGCAGTACTCCAACACGGGGTACATCCTGCTCGCCGCGATCATCCACCGAGCCACGGGCCACCCCGCCCACCAGGAGATCGAACACCGCATCCTGCGCCCGCTCGCCCTCGGCCGGACCCGATGGGGCGGCACCGCGTCCACCCTCCCTCGACCGCACGCGAACGCCTACCAGTTGTTCGGCCCCGGAGCACGCGCGGACGTCACGGACCAGATCCCCGTGGACCACGAGAACCTCTCGTTCGTCACGACCACGGGGGACGAGAACCGCTTCCTCCGTGCGTTGCTGGGAGGCCGTCTCCTGCCGCGTCGACAGCTGGCCGAGATGAAGCGCACCGTGCCGGTGAACGCGGAGGTCCAACAGCTGTGGCCCGGCGGCCGATACGGACTCGGGCTGGTCGAACGCCCGCTGAGCTGTGGCGGGACCTACTGGAGTCATGAGGGCGGGGACGGCGGCTACATCACGCTCAACGGCGTCACCCCGAGCGGAACTCGAAGTGTCGTGGTCTCCATGTCCGAGGCGCGCGGCGACAGCCCGGACCACATCCTGGAACAGGAGCGGGCCGCCAGCGACCTGGTGGATCACGCCCTGTGCGCCGGGAACGTCAACGCCCGCTGA
- a CDS encoding STM4011 family radical SAM protein, with protein sequence MDLTILYRGPLASCDYDCPYCPFAKRRDTTDQLRSDRAALQRFTTWAGEQREDRLSVLFTPWGEGLVRSWYRRALVELSHQPHIQRVAIQTNLSCRTDWLQEADRDTVALWCTYHPGQTPHERFLAKARRLTALGVRFSVGVVGLPEHLEPARRLREQLPEHVYLWVNAAEGHTYSDERAAEWTALDPLFPFSRHPHRSAGLPCRTGESVISVDGDGTVRRCHFVRGELGNLYDGSYRTALAPRPCPLTSCDCHIGYVHLETLPLYDVFAGGVLERVPRMTPDRDLLPVVPARRPV encoded by the coding sequence GTGGACCTGACGATTCTGTACCGCGGGCCGCTCGCCTCCTGCGACTACGACTGCCCGTACTGCCCGTTCGCCAAGCGCCGGGACACCACGGACCAACTGCGCTCCGACCGGGCGGCGTTGCAGCGGTTCACCACGTGGGCGGGCGAGCAGCGGGAGGACCGGCTGTCGGTGCTCTTCACCCCGTGGGGCGAGGGCCTGGTCCGTTCCTGGTACCGCCGTGCTCTCGTGGAGCTGTCCCACCAACCCCACATCCAGCGGGTCGCGATCCAGACGAACCTGAGCTGCCGCACCGACTGGCTCCAGGAGGCGGACCGGGACACGGTGGCGCTGTGGTGCACGTACCACCCCGGGCAGACGCCGCACGAACGCTTCCTCGCCAAGGCACGCCGGCTCACCGCCCTGGGCGTGCGCTTCAGCGTCGGCGTCGTCGGCCTGCCCGAGCATCTGGAACCGGCGCGACGGCTGCGCGAGCAGCTCCCGGAGCACGTGTACCTGTGGGTGAACGCCGCGGAAGGACACACCTACTCCGACGAGCGGGCCGCCGAGTGGACCGCGCTCGACCCGCTCTTCCCCTTCAGCCGCCATCCGCACCGCTCGGCCGGCCTGCCCTGCCGCACCGGAGAGTCCGTCATCTCGGTGGACGGCGACGGAACGGTCCGCCGCTGCCACTTCGTTCGCGGCGAACTGGGCAACCTGTACGACGGTTCCTACCGGACCGCACTCGCTCCGCGCCCCTGTCCCCTGACCTCGTGCGACTGCCACATCGGCTACGTGCATCTGGAAACGCTGCCGCTGTACGACGTCTTCGCGGGCGGGGTACTGGAACGCGTCCCGCGGATGACGCCGGACCGGGACCTCCTGCCGGTGGTCCCGGCACGCCGGCCGGTCTGA
- a CDS encoding LysR family transcriptional regulator: MTRVELRQLRYFVAVAEELNFGRAAERLLIAGPSLSQQIKALERDLGVRLFDRDRRSVSLTPAGSALLPHTRALLDGADELQLRARRLSGSEPVRLGYVNWLPADLTARTAAVAQVHIDAWVAPSHAQAGRVADGSLDLAICWVPTGTLDELGLRARLIGADRLYAVAPGDVTGEVRASDSAVLLDDDTTSWSSWNAYAEALAKGTGARAVRISDGGITGPAFFDHVRRIGGPVINSPKGQTTPLPSDLVRRAVVGPEIHWTWSLVRRRNEVRSSVLSTMDALCDGVGDLGVHAADAWLPDCDPYRQ, translated from the coding sequence ATGACCCGTGTGGAACTGCGCCAGCTGCGGTACTTCGTCGCCGTCGCCGAGGAACTGAACTTCGGCCGGGCCGCCGAGCGTCTCCTGATCGCCGGGCCGTCCCTGTCCCAGCAGATCAAGGCCCTCGAACGCGACCTGGGCGTGCGCCTGTTCGACCGGGACCGCCGCTCGGTCTCTCTCACCCCCGCCGGATCGGCTCTGCTGCCCCACACCCGCGCCCTCCTGGACGGCGCCGACGAACTCCAGCTCCGCGCTCGCCGGCTGTCCGGCTCGGAACCCGTCCGCCTCGGCTACGTCAACTGGCTTCCGGCGGACCTGACCGCGCGTACCGCAGCCGTGGCGCAGGTCCACATCGACGCCTGGGTGGCGCCCTCGCACGCCCAGGCCGGACGGGTCGCCGACGGAAGCCTGGACCTGGCGATCTGCTGGGTACCCACGGGCACCCTGGACGAGCTCGGCCTGCGGGCCCGCCTGATCGGCGCGGACCGGCTCTACGCGGTCGCCCCAGGAGATGTCACGGGAGAGGTGCGTGCCTCGGACAGCGCCGTACTCCTGGACGACGACACCACCTCGTGGTCGTCCTGGAACGCCTATGCCGAGGCGCTGGCCAAGGGCACCGGAGCGCGCGCCGTCCGTATCTCCGACGGCGGGATCACCGGTCCCGCCTTCTTCGATCACGTCCGGCGCATCGGTGGGCCCGTGATCAACTCGCCCAAGGGGCAGACCACACCGCTGCCGTCCGACCTGGTCCGACGTGCCGTCGTAGGGCCCGAGATCCACTGGACCTGGTCCCTGGTCCGGCGCCGGAACGAGGTCCGTTCGTCGGTCCTCTCCACGATGGACGCACTGTGCGACGGCGTCGGTGACCTCGGTGTCCACGCGGCGGATGCCTGGTTGCCCGACTGCGATCCGTACCGGCAGTAG
- a CDS encoding DUF6884 domain-containing protein, producing MAVNDHLDCFEPELVVIPCGSRKLDRRAPAGDLYVGSYHRACRRAAEALEPGRLLILSARYGLLDLDDVVEPYDTPHGAAGSITADALLEQARGRGALLGTPVVALGGARHVSLVRSVWPGALSPLAGTRGMGEQMARLAAMRKHTAAPVRRNADPSPL from the coding sequence ATGGCAGTGAACGACCATCTCGACTGCTTCGAGCCCGAACTGGTCGTCATCCCGTGCGGCAGCCGCAAGCTGGACCGGCGCGCACCGGCCGGGGACCTGTACGTGGGTTCCTACCACCGCGCGTGCCGAAGGGCGGCCGAGGCTCTGGAGCCCGGCCGGCTGCTCATCCTCTCCGCGCGGTACGGCCTGCTCGACCTCGACGACGTCGTCGAGCCGTACGACACTCCCCACGGCGCCGCCGGCTCCATCACGGCCGACGCACTCCTGGAGCAGGCGCGCGGGCGGGGTGCCCTTCTCGGGACTCCCGTCGTGGCCCTCGGGGGCGCCCGGCATGTGAGCCTCGTCCGCAGCGTCTGGCCGGGGGCCTTGAGTCCCCTGGCCGGGACGCGCGGCATGGGTGAGCAGATGGCCCGACTCGCCGCGATGCGCAAACACACAGCCGCACCTGTCCGGCGGAACGCGGACCCGTCACCTCTGTGA
- a CDS encoding alpha-L-arabinofuranosidase B encodes MRGLRSVLRRRAATLTATLAAVLVAGALSGTSVSQAATSQPCDLYAAGGTPCVAAHSTTRALYGAYNGALYQVRRASDNATRDIGVLGAGGYANAAAQDSFCAGTSCVITVVYDQTGRNNRLTQAPPGGFNGPEAGGYDKLANATMAPVSLNGNRAYGVFVSPGTGYRNNATNGIATGDRPEGMYALFDGTHYNDGCCFDYGNAETNSRDNGNGTMEAVYFGNSRGWGSGAGNGPWVMADLENGLFSGINPGNNANDPTVNHRFLTAIVKGESNHWAIRGGNAQSGGLSTYYNGVRPNASGYNPMKKEGAIILGIGGDNSNSSAGTFYEGVMTSGYPSDATENAVQANIVAAGYTPGSGGGTALNTGSTISLRATTACCTTSFLSHSGTSVATAVVTSTSAATDKANASWIVRPGLANSACRSFESKNTPGSYLRHQNFQLYLHPNDGSVLFANDATFCSQAGVNGQGNSLVSYNFADRYIRHYANTGYVASNGGSNTFDATALWPDDVSWAVAAPWTP; translated from the coding sequence ATGAGAGGACTTCGGTCCGTTCTCCGACGTCGCGCCGCCACCCTGACGGCGACCCTCGCCGCCGTACTCGTCGCAGGGGCCCTCTCGGGAACGTCGGTCTCCCAGGCCGCGACATCCCAGCCCTGCGACCTCTACGCCGCAGGGGGCACCCCGTGCGTGGCGGCACACAGCACCACCCGCGCCCTGTACGGCGCCTACAACGGGGCGCTCTACCAGGTGCGCCGTGCTTCGGACAACGCCACGCGTGACATCGGGGTTCTCGGCGCGGGCGGCTACGCCAACGCCGCCGCACAGGACTCGTTCTGCGCCGGAACGAGCTGCGTCATCACCGTCGTCTACGACCAGACCGGCCGGAACAACCGCCTCACCCAGGCACCCCCGGGCGGGTTCAACGGACCGGAGGCCGGCGGTTACGACAAGCTCGCCAACGCCACGATGGCGCCGGTCTCCCTCAACGGCAACCGCGCCTATGGTGTCTTCGTCTCGCCCGGAACCGGCTACCGCAACAACGCGACGAACGGGATCGCCACAGGCGACCGGCCCGAGGGCATGTACGCGCTCTTCGACGGCACGCACTACAACGACGGCTGCTGCTTCGACTACGGCAACGCCGAGACCAACAGCCGCGACAACGGCAACGGCACCATGGAGGCCGTCTACTTCGGCAACAGCCGAGGGTGGGGCTCCGGCGCGGGCAACGGCCCCTGGGTCATGGCCGACCTGGAGAACGGCCTGTTCTCCGGGATCAATCCGGGCAACAACGCGAACGACCCGACCGTGAACCACCGCTTCCTCACCGCGATCGTCAAGGGCGAGTCGAACCACTGGGCCATCCGCGGCGGAAACGCCCAGTCGGGCGGCCTGTCCACCTACTACAACGGAGTCCGGCCGAACGCCTCCGGCTACAACCCGATGAAGAAGGAGGGCGCGATCATCCTCGGCATCGGCGGCGACAACAGCAACAGCTCCGCCGGCACCTTCTACGAGGGCGTCATGACCTCCGGCTATCCCTCCGACGCCACCGAGAACGCCGTCCAGGCCAACATCGTCGCAGCCGGATACACACCGGGCTCGGGCGGCGGGACCGCCCTCAACACCGGGTCGACGATCTCGCTCCGCGCGACCACCGCCTGCTGCACCACCAGCTTCCTCAGTCACTCCGGCACCAGTGTCGCCACCGCGGTCGTCACCTCCACGAGCGCGGCGACCGACAAGGCGAACGCCTCCTGGATCGTCCGCCCCGGCCTGGCCAACAGCGCCTGCCGCTCCTTCGAGTCGAAGAACACGCCGGGCAGCTACCTGCGGCACCAGAACTTCCAGCTCTACCTCCACCCCAACGACGGCAGCGTCCTGTTCGCCAACGACGCCACCTTCTGCTCGCAGGCCGGCGTGAACGGTCAGGGCAATTCACTCGTCTCCTACAACTTCGCCGACCGCTACATCCGCCACTACGCCAACACCGGATACGTCGCCTCGAACGGCGGCTCCAACACCTTCGACGCCACGGCCCTCTGGCCCGACGACGTCAGCTGGGCGGTCGCCGCTCCCTGGACCCCCTGA
- a CDS encoding TDT family transporter produces MGTGIVANAAVTLPWTFPGLRTGAMVVWLGAALLLVLLAAGYLRQRALRLHAGDPVMAQFLGAPPVALLTVGAGALLLGRPLIGSEAALGVDWVLWSLGTVLGLVTACTVPYLMVTRHRFAPDAAFGGWLMPVVPPMVSAATGALLIPHAPAGQLRLALLLACYAMLGLGLIAALLVIALIYGRLIHHEAPSGAVVPTVWIGAGALGQAVAALGALAAAAPSVLPAPYAQGTVVFALLGGLGVWGFAMLWLTLAAGLTVRTIRTGLPFAATWWSFIFPVGACVTAGNSLAAQTGSDAFKWIAVATYGLLVVAWIVVAGRSALHAAEHLCHRVVAGRVRHPAVGTSPRGDGTTPVTEGVDAGARPATEARRPGLDPTAEIVVAADER; encoded by the coding sequence ATGGGCACCGGCATCGTCGCCAACGCCGCGGTCACGCTGCCGTGGACCTTCCCCGGTCTGCGAACCGGCGCCATGGTCGTCTGGCTGGGCGCCGCGCTCCTCCTGGTCCTCCTGGCCGCCGGATACCTGCGGCAGCGAGCCCTGCGGCTTCACGCCGGTGATCCGGTGATGGCGCAGTTCCTGGGGGCGCCCCCGGTGGCGCTGCTCACGGTGGGCGCCGGGGCGCTGCTGCTCGGCCGCCCGCTGATCGGAAGCGAGGCGGCGCTGGGCGTGGACTGGGTGCTGTGGTCACTCGGTACGGTGCTCGGCCTGGTCACCGCCTGCACGGTCCCGTATCTGATGGTCACCCGGCATCGCTTCGCACCGGACGCCGCGTTCGGGGGCTGGCTGATGCCTGTAGTGCCGCCGATGGTCTCGGCCGCGACGGGCGCCCTGCTCATCCCCCACGCACCGGCGGGTCAGCTCCGCCTCGCCCTGCTGCTGGCCTGCTACGCGATGCTCGGACTCGGCCTCATCGCGGCGCTGCTGGTGATAGCGCTGATCTACGGCCGCCTGATCCATCACGAGGCACCCTCCGGAGCGGTGGTGCCCACGGTGTGGATCGGCGCCGGTGCCCTGGGGCAGGCCGTGGCGGCCCTCGGCGCACTCGCCGCGGCGGCGCCGAGCGTGCTCCCCGCGCCCTACGCGCAGGGGACCGTGGTGTTCGCGCTGCTGGGCGGGCTCGGCGTGTGGGGCTTCGCCATGCTGTGGCTCACGCTCGCCGCGGGGCTGACGGTACGGACGATCCGGACCGGCCTGCCTTTCGCGGCCACCTGGTGGTCCTTCATCTTCCCGGTCGGCGCCTGCGTGACCGCCGGCAACTCCCTTGCCGCACAGACAGGTTCGGACGCGTTCAAGTGGATCGCCGTGGCGACCTACGGGCTGCTCGTCGTCGCCTGGATCGTCGTGGCCGGGCGGTCCGCCCTTCACGCCGCCGAGCACCTGTGCCACAGGGTGGTCGCCGGCCGTGTACGTCATCCCGCCGTCGGGACGTCACCTCGCGGAGACGGGACCACGCCGGTCACGGAAGGCGTCGACGCCGGCGCGCGTCCGGCCACGGAGGCCCGGAGGCCCGGCCTCGACCCCACGGCCGAGATCGTCGTGGCCGCCGACGAGCGATGA
- a CDS encoding SDR family NAD(P)-dependent oxidoreductase, whose protein sequence is MTTQDQKVAIITGASQGIGADLLAAYRKQGYAVVGTSRSIAPTDDIDVLTVQGDIADPATAERVVAAAIERFGRIDALVNNAGVFVAKPFTDYTADDFAAVTGINLTGFFHITQLAIEQMLAQGGGHIVNITTSLVDNADARVPSALASLTKGGLQSATKSLAIEYATRGIRVNAVSPGTIKTPMHPEDTHEALAGLHPVRRMGESSDIVDAVMYLQYAPFVTGEILHVDGGMSAGH, encoded by the coding sequence ATGACCACTCAGGACCAGAAGGTCGCGATCATCACCGGCGCCTCTCAGGGCATCGGCGCCGACCTCCTCGCCGCCTACCGCAAGCAGGGCTACGCCGTCGTCGGCACGTCCCGCAGCATCGCCCCCACCGACGACATCGACGTCCTGACGGTGCAGGGCGACATCGCCGACCCCGCGACGGCGGAACGCGTCGTCGCCGCCGCCATCGAGCGTTTCGGCCGCATCGACGCGCTCGTCAACAACGCGGGCGTCTTCGTCGCCAAGCCGTTCACGGACTACACCGCGGACGACTTCGCGGCCGTGACGGGCATCAACCTCACCGGCTTCTTCCACATCACCCAGCTCGCCATCGAGCAGATGCTCGCGCAGGGCGGCGGCCACATCGTCAACATCACCACCAGCCTCGTCGACAACGCCGACGCCCGGGTGCCGTCCGCGCTGGCCTCGCTGACCAAGGGTGGCCTGCAGTCCGCCACCAAGTCCCTCGCCATCGAGTACGCCACGCGCGGGATCCGGGTCAACGCGGTCTCGCCCGGCACCATCAAGACCCCCATGCACCCCGAGGACACGCACGAGGCTCTCGCGGGACTGCACCCGGTCCGTCGTATGGGCGAGTCCTCCGACATCGTCGACGCGGTGATGTATCTGCAGTACGCGCCGTTCGTCACGGGCGAGATCCTCCACGTGGACGGTGGGATGAGCGCCGGTCACTGA
- a CDS encoding STM4012 family radical SAM protein, translating into MTLTPVAAPAGTPRPYQSYTYAYPHKTAYRPLTPRPALKDLWAGESRSSLSLYVHIPFCEVRCGFCNLFTRIGAPDDLSGRYLDAVRRQAVAMREALGDDEPPRFANAAFGGGTPTFLDAGELERLCDIAEREMGADLRSIPLSVEASPSTATADRLAVLVARGTTRLSLGVQSFVEEESRAAVRPQRRSEVEAALARIREAAVPVLNIDLIYGIDGQTAASWRVSLDAALSWRPEEIYLYPLYIRPLTGLGRHTDPHRADREWDEQRLRRYREGRDHLLAHGYEQVSMRMFRRADAPPQGPDDYACQTDGMIGLGCGARSYTSTLHYSFDYAVTMREIRGIIDDYTATEDFSRVLHGRHVNEDEARRRHLLQSLLQAEGLPVTDYRHRFGSDPRDDFRSELDTLAARGWLMPPGDGRLCLSPEGLAHSDAIGPEFFSPAVRDAMAAYELK; encoded by the coding sequence ATGACCCTCACTCCCGTGGCCGCCCCGGCCGGGACACCGCGCCCGTACCAGAGCTACACCTACGCCTATCCGCACAAGACCGCCTATCGTCCCCTCACTCCGCGCCCCGCGCTGAAGGACCTGTGGGCGGGCGAGTCCCGGAGTTCGCTCTCGCTGTACGTGCACATACCGTTCTGCGAGGTCCGCTGCGGGTTCTGCAACCTGTTCACCCGGATCGGTGCGCCCGACGATCTGAGCGGGCGCTACCTGGACGCGGTGCGACGCCAGGCCGTGGCGATGCGCGAGGCACTGGGCGACGACGAGCCCCCGCGATTCGCCAACGCCGCGTTCGGCGGTGGGACACCCACGTTCCTCGACGCCGGCGAGCTGGAGCGGCTGTGCGACATCGCCGAGCGGGAGATGGGTGCCGACCTCCGTTCGATCCCCCTGTCCGTCGAAGCCTCTCCCTCCACGGCCACCGCCGACCGGCTGGCCGTGCTGGTGGCGCGGGGCACCACGCGCCTCAGCCTGGGAGTGCAGAGCTTCGTCGAGGAGGAGTCACGCGCCGCAGTACGGCCGCAACGCCGCTCCGAGGTGGAAGCGGCACTCGCGCGGATCCGCGAGGCGGCGGTACCGGTCCTCAACATCGACCTGATCTACGGCATCGACGGCCAGACGGCGGCCAGTTGGCGTGTCTCCCTGGACGCGGCCCTGTCCTGGCGGCCGGAGGAGATCTACCTCTACCCGCTGTACATCCGTCCTCTCACCGGCCTCGGCCGGCACACCGATCCGCACCGTGCCGACCGCGAGTGGGACGAGCAGCGCCTGCGCCGGTACCGCGAGGGGCGCGACCATCTGCTGGCCCACGGCTACGAACAGGTGTCGATGCGCATGTTCCGCCGCGCGGACGCGCCACCTCAGGGACCGGACGACTACGCCTGCCAGACCGACGGCATGATCGGCCTGGGCTGCGGCGCCCGCTCGTACACCTCGACGCTGCACTACTCCTTCGACTACGCCGTGACGATGCGGGAGATCCGCGGCATCATCGACGACTACACCGCGACCGAGGACTTCTCCCGCGTCCTGCACGGCCGCCATGTGAACGAGGACGAGGCCCGGCGCAGGCACCTGCTGCAGTCTCTGCTCCAGGCCGAGGGCCTGCCCGTGACGGACTACCGTCACCGCTTCGGCTCCGATCCCCGGGACGACTTCCGTTCCGAACTGGACACCCTCGCCGCACGGGGATGGCTCATGCCGCCCGGCGACGGTCGGCTGTGTCTGTCCCCCGAAGGACTCGCCCACTCGGACGCGATCGGGCCCGAGTTCTTCTCCCCGGCCGTGCGGGACGCCATGGCCGCCTACGAACTGAAGTGA
- a CDS encoding STM4014 family protein has protein sequence MSDKPRVPLKWAVVANGENRRVDLFAAAAEDAGCGTPRVVEWLDVLRDGGHDFADDEWVRLDSPGENAEVDRLLRGTHDPTRVEGSARWYAGFLDGVRSLRGGRRLDDPADLAVLFDKRLCHARLDAAGVPVPPSPTSGVRRPVESWSDVRVLMAEAGLRRAFVKLAHGSSASGVLAVETSTTGRIRATTSVERTADGGLHNSLRIRRYTDEAEIAAIVDTLAPDGLHIERWLPKASLGDRSADLRVVVVAGRATHAVVRTSRSPLTNLHLGGARGDLAAVRALAGDRWAQALDISERAAACFPGTLCVGVDLLPAIGWRRFTVGEVNAFGDLLPRLTGLPGSGAEGLDTYAAQVAAVQSVPPDRFPARPAPSARRTTEDST, from the coding sequence ATGAGTGACAAGCCGCGCGTGCCGCTGAAGTGGGCGGTCGTCGCCAACGGGGAGAACCGGCGGGTCGACCTGTTCGCGGCGGCGGCCGAGGACGCGGGCTGTGGCACGCCCCGCGTCGTCGAATGGCTCGACGTCCTGCGGGACGGCGGGCACGACTTCGCCGACGACGAATGGGTCCGGCTGGACTCCCCCGGCGAGAACGCGGAGGTGGACCGCCTGCTGCGCGGCACCCACGACCCGACCCGGGTCGAGGGTTCGGCGCGCTGGTACGCGGGCTTCCTGGACGGTGTGCGGTCGTTGCGCGGCGGCCGGCGCCTGGACGACCCCGCGGATCTGGCCGTGCTCTTCGACAAGCGGCTGTGTCACGCCCGTCTCGACGCGGCGGGTGTGCCGGTGCCCCCGTCGCCCACCTCCGGTGTCCGTCGGCCCGTCGAGAGCTGGAGCGATGTGCGGGTCCTCATGGCGGAGGCGGGACTGCGGCGGGCGTTCGTCAAGCTCGCTCACGGTTCGTCCGCCTCGGGCGTGCTGGCCGTCGAGACGAGCACCACCGGCCGCATCCGGGCGACCACTTCGGTGGAGCGCACGGCTGACGGCGGTCTCCACAACTCCCTGCGGATCCGCCGTTACACGGACGAGGCGGAGATCGCCGCCATCGTGGACACGCTCGCACCGGACGGGCTGCACATCGAGCGCTGGCTGCCGAAGGCCTCGCTCGGCGACCGGTCCGCCGACCTGCGGGTCGTGGTCGTGGCCGGCCGGGCCACCCACGCCGTGGTCAGGACGAGTCGCTCCCCGCTCACCAACCTGCATCTGGGCGGGGCACGCGGTGATCTCGCGGCCGTACGCGCGCTGGCGGGTGACCGGTGGGCGCAGGCTCTCGACATCAGCGAGCGGGCCGCAGCCTGCTTCCCCGGCACCCTGTGTGTCGGCGTCGATCTGCTTCCCGCGATCGGCTGGCGCCGGTTCACCGTGGGAGAGGTGAACGCCTTCGGTGACCTGCTCCCCCGCCTGACGGGTCTGCCCGGCAGCGGCGCCGAGGGCCTGGACACGTATGCGGCGCAGGTCGCGGCCGTCCAGTCCGTCCCACCCGACCGCTTCCCCGCACGCCCCGCTCCCTCCGCTCGACGCACCACCGAGGACAGCACATGA
- a CDS encoding STM4013/SEN3800 family hydrolase produces the protein MNEVVGRDDLLLLTLDTLRYDVAVELAAAGRLPNLAAHLPGGTWERRHAPGNFTYASHQAMFAGFLPTPAAPGPHPRLFAARFAGSETTAGRTYVFDTPDLVSGLAARGYRTVCIGGVGFFNKQGALGGVLPGLFEESHWEPEFSVASPTSFEAQVARAEKTVAELPPRQRLFLFLNASALHQPNWFHLPGATPETGDSRATHAAALEYIDRHVGRLLAAMSSRRRCFAIVCSDHGTAYGDDGYTGHRLGHDCVWTVPYSHFFLEPTV, from the coding sequence ATGAACGAGGTGGTGGGCCGCGACGACCTGCTCCTGCTCACGCTCGACACCCTGCGCTACGACGTGGCCGTCGAACTCGCCGCCGCCGGCCGCCTTCCGAACCTCGCGGCGCATCTGCCCGGGGGCACCTGGGAGCGGCGCCACGCGCCGGGCAACTTCACCTACGCCTCGCACCAGGCGATGTTCGCGGGATTCCTCCCCACGCCCGCCGCCCCGGGACCGCATCCCCGGTTGTTCGCGGCGCGCTTCGCGGGCAGCGAGACGACAGCGGGCCGCACGTACGTCTTCGACACCCCGGATCTGGTGTCCGGCCTCGCCGCCCGGGGCTACCGCACGGTGTGCATCGGCGGGGTCGGCTTCTTCAACAAACAGGGCGCGCTCGGCGGCGTACTGCCCGGCCTCTTCGAGGAGAGCCACTGGGAGCCGGAGTTCTCGGTGGCCTCTCCGACCTCGTTCGAGGCCCAGGTCGCCCGGGCCGAGAAGACCGTGGCCGAACTTCCTCCCCGGCAGAGGCTGTTCCTGTTCCTGAACGCGTCGGCCCTGCATCAGCCGAACTGGTTCCATCTGCCCGGCGCGACCCCGGAGACCGGCGACAGCCGGGCCACTCACGCGGCGGCTCTGGAGTACATCGACCGGCATGTGGGCCGGCTGCTCGCCGCCATGAGTTCCAGGCGCCGGTGCTTCGCCATCGTCTGCTCCGATCACGGCACCGCCTACGGGGACGACGGCTACACCGGCCACCGCCTCGGCCACGACTGCGTGTGGACCGTGCCCTACAGCCACTTCTTCCTGGAGCCGACCGTATGA